One Xenopus tropicalis strain Nigerian chromosome 8, UCB_Xtro_10.0, whole genome shotgun sequence genomic window carries:
- the LOC116406858 gene encoding high affinity immunoglobulin gamma Fc receptor I-like — MSTSSVRKRSNVSHEQFWGLELTPLTAGKPQIVHCVCRRYLLLCTASYIAESGAAVRPVVSLSPNWTPIFPGESVTLSCNVAPTAQGNLGYSWYWEGQRIRGDQQSLFIQPARETDSGDYQCQAGASERSAPVTLDIYYDPLILQAPPAVYEGDSLTLRCQRRPGYDTRNPVFYKDNYAIGSPVSGSELHIGRVDVTASGTYLCEEKSSFKTLKAENYISVSELFSSPHINVSQYYLIEGDHMTITCDTKLSPHRETTELQFAFYRNGHNVQGFSLSNQYGVPSVQLEDSGNYTCEVQTPTGSVRKRSREAHIHIQELFSSPQIKVSSDQVTEGDHMTITCDTELHPHRETTELQFAFYRNGHNVQGFSLSNQYGVPSAQLEDSGKYTCEVQTPTGSVRKRSSMVHIHIQGRYQVIPWVNLLRLILSFFILIWTVCLIFHNIKTHGTREHHTGGD, encoded by the exons ATGTCAACCAGTAGTGTGAGGAAGAGAAGCAATGTGTCACATGAACAGTTTTGGGGTTTGGAACTGACGCCACTCACTGCGGGGAAACCGCAGATTGTGCACTGTGTCtgcagac GTTATCTCCTCCTGTGTACAGCATCTTACATTGCAGAATCAG GAGCTGCTGTGAGACCTGTGGTTTCCCTCTCCCCAAACTGGACCCCAATATTCCCAGGGGAGTCTGTAACTCTGAGCTGTAATGTGGCTCCTACTGCCCAAGGGAACCTGGGATATTCCTGGTACTGGGAGGGACAGCGGATACGTGGGGATCAGCAGAGTCTTTTCATTCAGCCTgccagagagacagacagtggGGATTACCAGTGCCAGGCCGGTGCCAGTGAGAGAAGTGCCCCTGTTACACTGGATATTTATTATG atCCCCTCATCCTGCAGGCGCCCCCTGCTGTTTATGAAGGGGACTCCCTGACTCTCAGGTGTCAACGTCGACCTGGATACGATACAAGGAACCCAGTATTCTACAAGGACAATTATGCCATTGGGTCCCCAGTCAGTGGCTCTGAGTTACACATAGGGAGAGTGGATGTAACTGCGTCTGGTACATACTTATGTGAAGAAAAAAGCTCTTTCAAAACTCTTAAAGCTGAAAATTACATTTCCGTTTCAG agctGTTCAGTTCCCCACATATAAATGTGAGCCAATACTATTTGAtagaaggagatcacatgaccataacatgtgacacaaagctcagcccacacagagagactacagagctgcagtttgctttctacagaaatgggcacaatgtgcagggattcagtttatccaaccaatatggagtcccctcagttcagctggaggattctgggaattatacctgtgaggtacaaactccaaccggcagtgtgaggaagaggagcagagaggcacatatccacatacagg agCTGTTCAGTTCCCCACAAATAAAAGTGAGTTcagatcaggtgacagaaggagatcacatgaccataacatgtgacacagagctccacccacacagagagactacagagctgcagtttgctttctacagaaatgggcacaatgtgcagggattcagtttatccaaccaatatggagtcccctcagctcagctggaggattctgggaaatatacctgtgaggtacaaactccaactgggagtgtgaggaagaggagcagcATGGTgcatatccacatacagg GGAGATACCAAGTTATTCCGTGGGTGAATCTCCTGAGACTGATATTGTCTTTCTTCATATTGATCTGGACCGTGTGTTTGATCTTCCACAACATAAAGACTCATGGAACTAGGGAACAtcacacagggggagattag